In a genomic window of Plasmodium malariae genome assembly, chromosome: 4:
- the PmUG01_04011800 gene encoding Plasmodium exported protein, unknown function, with protein MKKNNNNNTFASYCKVFISTLLIWTLQHKNNYEESFGKYAIHNNLLSVRNSRLLKGQTKIYANNPQQEALFLKEESMNSLSDEDIVLKNRINNLINNSSFKSGYDSLMLDNSSQKQFNEIMKKENSKKNDDGIKDLNLNEFYESIESINDLKKNNKKNKKVSHVAKNKNNDDVNGSEALQKMVQQALQQEKPKKGFMKTLYDLDKKFEVEMLRAMKNNTSNTGFHECRFKTGYEKFLVALNRAKIFIPPTVNMIILMGMMTVVTKVGPIFGFFAFTLAAMMIYYIYKFCKMKKVHRDYKLMNISKNSKAKALKQKLHRKKNI; from the exons atgaagaaaaacaataataataacacatTTGCCAGTTATTGCAAAGTCTTTATTTCCACCCTTTTAATATGGACATTACAACATAAG AATAACTATGAAGAATCATTTGGAAAATATGCCATTCACAACAACTTATTGAGTGTAAGAAATAGTAGATTATTAAAAGgacaaacaaaaatatatgcgaACAATCCACAGCAAGaagctttatttttaaaagaagaatCAATGAATTCATTAAGTGATGAAGATATTGTCTTAAAAAacagaataaataatttaattaataacagCTCATTTAAAAGTGGATATGATTCATTAATGCTAGATAACTCTTCCCAGAAAcaatttaatgaaattatgaaaaaagaaaattcaaaaaaaaacgaTGATGGAATAAAAGATTTAAACCTTAACGAATTTTATGAATCAATAGAAAGTAttaatgatttaaaaaaaaataacaaaaaaaataaaaaagtatcacatgtagcaaaaaataaaaataacgaTGATGTAAATGGATCAGAAGCTCTTCAAAAAATGGTTCAACAAGCTCTTCAACAGGAAAAACCTAAAAAAGGGTTTATGAAAACGTTATATGACTTAGACAAAAAATTTGAAGTTGAAATGTTACGTgcaatgaaaaataatacatcAAATACAGGTTTTCATGAATGTAGATTTAAAACTGGGTACGAAAAATTTTTAGTTGCTTTGAACAGagctaaaatatttataccaCCAACTGTAAACATGATAATTTTGATGGGCATGATGACAGTAGTTACAAAAGTTGGACCAATTTTTGGTTTTTTCGCTTTTACACTTGCTGCAATGAtgatatactatatatacaaattttgtAAGATGAAGAAGGTGCATAGAGATTACAAATTAATGAACATAAGCAAAAACAGTAAAGCAAAAgcattaaaacaaaaacttcaccgaaaaaaaaatatataa